TTCTTCATTTGCCTCATCTCCTCTCAAGGTCTTTTTTTCATTCTATCAAAATCCGGAAGCTCCGACAATCCTTTTCCTCTTTGTCTTTCCTGTGTTATAATCCTTCTAGGCAAATGAATCTACGACAAAAAAGGAGCACATCATGAATCAGAAAACCGGAATCCTTGTGGTCAGCTTCGGCACCAGCCACAGTACTACCCGCGCCCGGACCATCCAGGCCACCCAGCAGGAGATCCAGGCTGCCTGGCCGGACATCCCTGTCTTCCATGCCTGGACCAGCGGCATGATCCGAAAGAAACTGGCCCGGACTACCGGGGAGATCATCCCCGGGGTGAAAGAAGCCCTCGCCCAGATGACAGAAGAAGGAATCACCCGGGTGGTCCTGCAGCCCACCCATGTGATCGACGGCATCGAGAACCAGAAGATGCAAGAAGACGCCGGCGCTTTCACCGGTGTTTTTCAACAGATCGCCTTTGGGCGGCCCCTTCTCTCCACTCCGGAAGACCTTACAGAGGTCGCCGGGATCCTGGCGGATTCCTTTTCTTTTCCTGATCCCGGGGAGCACTTGATCCTGATGGGGCATGGAAGCGCCCACTCTGCCAACCAGGTCTACCGCCAGCTGGAAGCCTGTTTTCACAAGGCCGGGTATTCCCGGATCCATGTGGCCACTGTAGAGGCTTCCCCCGCCCTTGCCGATGTGATAGAGAGGCTTCGGGGCGAGAACGTTACCCGGATCCATCTGGCGCCCCTGATGATCGTGGCCGGGGACCACGCGGTCAACGATATGGCAGGTGAGGAGCCGGATTCCTGGCAGTCCGTCCTCACCCGCTGCGGATATCCCGTCACCTGCCACCTGAAGGGACTGGGGGAATATCCAGAGATCCGCCGGATGTTCCTCTCCCACCTGGAAGAAGCATTGTCTGTTTTGAAAGGAGATTGATCTTATGTACGAACTGATCCAAATCCCGGATACCAACTGTTACTATATCCAAAGCCCCGCCAAGATCGGCCTGGTGAAGCTTGACGACTCCCGGGTCTGCCTCATTGACAGCGGCAGCGACAAGGACGCGGGGCGCAAGGTCCGCCAGCACCTGGACGCCAACGGCTGGCAGCTTTCTGCCATCTATAACACCCACTCCAACGCGGATCATATCGGAGGGAACAAATATCTGCAGGGCCAGACCGGATGCCAGATCTATGCGCCCGGCATCGAGTGCGCCTTCACCCGGAGCCCCATCCTGGAGCCTTCCTTCCTGTACGGAGGCTATCCCTGCAAGGATCTGCGCCACAAATTTCTCCTGGCCCAGGAAAGCGACGCCCAGCCCCTGACCCCCGACGTGCTGCCGGAAGGGTTTGCACTTCTTCCTCTCCCCGGCCATTTCTTCGATATGGCGGGCTTTCGGACGCCGGATGATGTAGTATACCTTGCAGACTGTCTGTCCAGCAAAGAAACGCTGGAGAAATACCAGATCAGCTTCATCTATGACGTGGCCGCCTATCTTAAGACCCTGGAGACGGTACAGACCCTGGAGGCCCGGATGTTCGTCCCCGCCCACGCGGAAGCCACCACGGACATCGTCCCCCTGGCCCGGTACAATATCCAGAAGGTGCAGGAGATCGCCCAGAAGATCCTGGATCTGTGCCGCGAGCCGCTGTGCTTCGAATCCCTGCTTCAGCAGCTGTTCGCCCACTACGGCCTTGCCATGAACTTTGAGCAGTACGTGCTGGTAGGCAGCACGGTGCGCTCTTATCTGGCCTGGCTGAAAGACGAGGGCCGTCTGCAGGCGGAATTTGACAACAACCTGCTGCTGTGGCGGCAGGCTTAAGCTTCCGGGGCGATTGAGAATATCAGGCAAAAAAAGAGGCAGAACCCGGCGGGGAAACCGTCAGGCGCTGCCTTTTTCTTTTGTCTTCCCGGGGAACTCTCCCCGCTTATTGGTCTTTGGGCTGTCTCAGGATCCAAAGAGCGATCAGGATGCCCACGATATAGAGGATATTTACCAGTACGGTGGGGTTGTCCTTCAGGAAACCGACCACTGCCACGATGGCGGCCAGCGATATGGTAAGCTGAAAGCCGGAGAAGATCCTCCGCTCCCGGACTTCCTTAGCCTCCCGGCGATGTTCCTCTTTCTCCTGCTCCATGGCAAGATATTTCAGCAGATCTTCTCCTTCCAGCTTGGAGATGATCTCCTCCTCCCGGTAGAAATTGTCTTCTTCGTCCCCGAAGTGCAGGCGTCTGCCCTGGAACGTCCGCCGGTTCTCCCCGGCCGGCTCCTGAGAAGCCTTGGGCTGATCCGCTTCCTTAACGGGTTCTGTCTTCTCTTCCGATTTGGGCTGCTCTTCTTTTACTTCTTCCGGCTGCCCTTCCGGAACCGGCTCCTGGGCCGGCTGTACCTCCGGCTCCTGGATCTTCTCTTCTGTATATTCCATTTCTTCTGCCATGGTACTCCCCTTTCGTCTGCTTACAGCCTGTCGCTGTTCTTGTTCATAAACTTGTATTCCGCCACAGAACGGTCAAAGGTCTTGATATGGCCGTACAGCCACTGGATCACATTCTTATTCACCTGCTCCACAAAGGCGTTGGAAGGACCTTCCTCTTCCTCCAGCATCTCATAGAGCTCCTTCACTACCTTGCGCAGCTTGTCATGCTCCTCTTTATGCTTCTCGATACCCGGATAGTTGATGGACTCCTGCAGCTTCTCCTCCTCGCCAAAGTGGAACTCTGTATAATCGGCCAGATAATCCAGGGTCTTGACAGCCACCAG
This window of the Massilistercora timonensis genome carries:
- a CDS encoding hemerythrin family protein codes for the protein MRAEFDDSLVTGNEMIDGQHKELIDKINKLLDSCETSKDKLVAVKTLDYLADYTEFHFGEEEKLQESINYPGIEKHKEEHDKLRKVVKELYEMLEEEEGPSNAFVEQVNKNVIQWLYGHIKTFDRSVAEYKFMNKNSDRL
- a CDS encoding sirohydrochlorin cobaltochelatase, whose amino-acid sequence is MNQKTGILVVSFGTSHSTTRARTIQATQQEIQAAWPDIPVFHAWTSGMIRKKLARTTGEIIPGVKEALAQMTEEGITRVVLQPTHVIDGIENQKMQEDAGAFTGVFQQIAFGRPLLSTPEDLTEVAGILADSFSFPDPGEHLILMGHGSAHSANQVYRQLEACFHKAGYSRIHVATVEASPALADVIERLRGENVTRIHLAPLMIVAGDHAVNDMAGEEPDSWQSVLTRCGYPVTCHLKGLGEYPEIRRMFLSHLEEALSVLKGD
- a CDS encoding MBL fold metallo-hydrolase; translation: MYELIQIPDTNCYYIQSPAKIGLVKLDDSRVCLIDSGSDKDAGRKVRQHLDANGWQLSAIYNTHSNADHIGGNKYLQGQTGCQIYAPGIECAFTRSPILEPSFLYGGYPCKDLRHKFLLAQESDAQPLTPDVLPEGFALLPLPGHFFDMAGFRTPDDVVYLADCLSSKETLEKYQISFIYDVAAYLKTLETVQTLEARMFVPAHAEATTDIVPLARYNIQKVQEIAQKILDLCREPLCFESLLQQLFAHYGLAMNFEQYVLVGSTVRSYLAWLKDEGRLQAEFDNNLLLWRQA